A genome region from Senegalia massiliensis includes the following:
- the ypeB gene encoding germination protein YpeB — protein MRDKKTIISVLLLLALVAVGVWGYNEYKTKNYYKDQLTNQYQRMFYDMKDNIETVQTSLSKSLVSASEEKDVLLLSQIYQQAYFAHDKLSQLPVAHNNLAKTEKFLTQVADYSYSLIARFMKGEKLDDKERQVLFRLQDYTEQLTRELEGAHEKIAKGDLTLFKVAKGQNQEIAKSNQNILDVQMQKYEEEQMTDYPELIYDGPFSDQVMNAVPKGLPKKKVTREQAEKIALDFLRISNPSEVKLFNKGKDTGTSNIEAYTFSITPKKGDRNIIIGVSVKGGKVVWMQNPKDVKEKNISEKEALKKAEEFLSKNGYKGMEANYSTKYDDSILYNFVYEKNGVPIYTDLIKVKVALDDGEIIAADMAKYLISHVDREIPKPKISENEAKEKVRIGFNIERVRLAIIPDNGSRDMLCYEFSGQYKGYDFIVYINAMDGTQEDILRIIKDENGTLMM, from the coding sequence ATGAGAGATAAAAAGACAATAATATCTGTATTACTTTTACTAGCATTAGTTGCAGTGGGAGTATGGGGATATAATGAATATAAGACTAAAAATTATTATAAAGATCAATTAACTAATCAATATCAAAGAATGTTTTATGATATGAAAGATAATATAGAAACAGTTCAGACTTCACTTTCTAAATCATTAGTATCAGCATCTGAAGAAAAGGACGTATTGTTACTTAGTCAAATATATCAACAAGCATATTTTGCTCATGATAAATTGTCACAGTTACCTGTAGCACATAATAATCTTGCCAAAACAGAAAAGTTTTTAACTCAAGTTGCAGATTATAGTTATTCACTTATTGCAAGGTTTATGAAAGGTGAAAAATTAGATGATAAGGAAAGACAAGTGTTGTTTAGACTACAAGATTATACGGAACAATTAACAAGAGAACTTGAAGGTGCTCATGAAAAAATAGCTAAGGGTGATTTAACTCTTTTTAAAGTAGCTAAAGGACAAAATCAAGAAATAGCAAAATCTAATCAAAATATATTAGATGTACAGATGCAAAAATATGAAGAAGAGCAAATGACAGATTATCCAGAGCTTATATATGACGGTCCGTTTTCTGATCAAGTTATGAATGCAGTTCCAAAGGGACTTCCTAAAAAGAAAGTAACGAGAGAACAAGCTGAGAAAATAGCACTTGATTTTCTAAGAATTAGTAATCCGTCAGAGGTTAAACTTTTTAATAAAGGTAAGGATACTGGAACTAGTAATATTGAAGCATATACATTTAGCATAACTCCTAAGAAAGGTGACAGAAATATAATAATAGGAGTCAGTGTAAAAGGTGGAAAAGTAGTATGGATGCAAAATCCTAAAGATGTAAAAGAGAAAAATATTAGTGAAAAAGAAGCTCTAAAAAAAGCAGAGGAATTTCTAAGTAAGAATGGTTATAAAGGTATGGAAGCAAATTATAGCACCAAATATGATGATAGTATTTTATATAACTTTGTATATGAGAAAAATGGTGTTCCAATATATACAGATTTAATAAAAGTTAAAGTAGCACTAGATGATGGAGAAATAATAGCTGCAGATATGGCTAAATATCTTATAAGTCATGTTGATAGAGAAATACCAAAACCTAAAATAAGTGAAAATGAAGCTAAAGAGAAGGTAAGAATTGGATTTAATATAGAAAGAGTTCGACTTGCAATAATTCCTGACAATGGCAGCAGGGATATGTTATGCTATGAATTTAGTGGGCAATATAAAGGTTATGATTTTATAGTATATATAAATGCCATGGATGGGACTCAGGAAGATATATTAAGAATAATAAAAGATGAAAATGGTACACTTATGATGTAA
- the sleB gene encoding spore cortex-lytic enzyme: MKKLIVITFLALLLMIPINMALNNNEQIGTIAKRYKMKAPKTIYWGSSGDVVREAQRRLKDWGYYTGSVDGIYGTGTYRATREFQRRHGLGVDGIIGPATANKLGISLAGANTASSGVSRDDNAYLLARAIHGEARGEPYVGKVAVAAVILNRVENPSFPNSIAGVIYQPLAFTAVADGQINLAPDGESLKAARDALNGWDPTYGCNYYWNPATATSKWIWSRKKVIQIGKHWFGN; the protein is encoded by the coding sequence ATGAAAAAGTTAATTGTAATAACATTTTTAGCATTGTTATTAATGATACCAATAAATATGGCACTAAATAATAATGAACAAATAGGAACTATTGCAAAAAGATATAAAATGAAAGCACCTAAAACTATATATTGGGGTTCTTCTGGTGATGTAGTAAGGGAAGCGCAAAGAAGATTAAAAGACTGGGGATATTATACTGGATCAGTAGATGGTATATATGGAACTGGAACCTATAGAGCAACTAGAGAATTTCAAAGAAGACATGGTCTAGGAGTGGATGGAATAATAGGACCTGCAACAGCAAATAAATTAGGCATATCACTTGCTGGTGCTAATACTGCAAGTAGTGGAGTTTCAAGAGACGATAATGCATATTTACTTGCTCGTGCAATACACGGAGAAGCCAGAGGTGAACCATATGTAGGAAAAGTAGCAGTGGCTGCTGTAATATTAAATAGAGTTGAAAATCCATCTTTCCCTAATTCTATAGCAGGGGTTATTTATCAACCACTTGCTTTTACTGCAGTAGCTGATGGACAAATAAATTTAGCACCAGATGGTGAATCTTTAAAAGCTGCTAGGGATGCATTAAATGGCTGGGATCCAACTTATGGATGCAATTATTACTGGAATCCTGCTACAGCTACAAGTAAGTGGATATGGTCTAGAAAAAAAGTTATTCAAATAGGTAAACACTGGTTTGGAAACTAA
- the spoIIR gene encoding stage II sporulation protein R, translating into MKGKFKIIINIVLILAILIGIGAVSIAEVYKNVGSYKEKLIRLHVIANSDTKEDQDIKLQIRDKIIEEMTPKFQESESIDETEMILKENMDLIQNIAEKELHKIGKDYGVKVYFGDYDFPTKSYGKFTLPAGNYRALKIVLGEGVGENWWCVMFPPLCFLDLDNNVESSHSEENMEKVLSENEYNMINNEEKEENEENEGDTPVRLKFKVVEVIEKNKTKLANLFNGGI; encoded by the coding sequence GTGAAAGGTAAATTTAAAATTATTATAAATATAGTTTTGATTTTAGCAATACTTATAGGTATAGGGGCAGTATCTATTGCAGAGGTATATAAAAATGTGGGAAGTTATAAGGAAAAACTTATAAGACTTCATGTAATAGCAAATAGTGATACAAAAGAAGATCAAGATATAAAGTTACAAATAAGAGATAAGATAATAGAAGAAATGACTCCTAAGTTTCAGGAATCAGAATCTATAGATGAAACTGAAATGATATTAAAAGAAAATATGGATTTAATCCAAAATATAGCAGAAAAAGAATTACATAAAATAGGAAAAGATTATGGAGTGAAGGTATATTTTGGAGATTATGATTTTCCAACAAAATCATACGGTAAATTTACTCTTCCAGCTGGTAATTATAGAGCACTTAAAATTGTTCTTGGTGAAGGGGTAGGTGAAAATTGGTGGTGTGTTATGTTTCCTCCACTTTGTTTTTTAGACTTAGATAATAATGTTGAAAGCTCTCACTCAGAAGAAAATATGGAGAAAGTACTTTCAGAAAATGAATATAATATGATAAATAATGAAGAAAAAGAAGAAAATGAAGAAAATGAAGGAGATACTCCTGTAAGATTAAAGTTCAAAGTTGTAGAAGTAATTGAAAAAAACAAAACTAAGCTTGCCAATTTATTTAATGGTGGAATATAA
- a CDS encoding Ger(x)C family spore germination protein yields the protein MKKIILIIIIIISFFINTACWDKHEMENRAYITAIGMDKIEGDSDGFKVTYEYPNLRAVGKNGQGEPKFIISKSGKVLSKIDREIGTIVEKDVFFNHLRVIIIGEDLAKDKVKFSQMIEIFNRTPITGRKVIIFIAKGRAEDILNSNTVGNSLLGRYLSDLSERKTIGGKYRVTTISDLSKDLYRSNIGLVGKIKYEKNNMVVEGSSIIKDRKLVEFLDQKDTRTILILTEEIYNDEVTIMKDSGKYIVNYIVGEYKVEKDVKVENGNINFIYDIKTEGYIDEYLDPKTIKTDSDLLEGKIIKNIEKQLDEKIKKSIINTIDKLQNEVGVDVLKVEDHLRKKEPELWDRVKDNWENEFKEIDFTVNVNTEVRRIGLTK from the coding sequence ATGAAAAAAATTATATTAATAATTATAATTATAATTAGTTTTTTTATAAACACAGCCTGTTGGGATAAACATGAGATGGAGAATAGAGCATATATTACAGCTATAGGAATGGATAAGATAGAAGGCGATAGTGATGGGTTTAAGGTTACATATGAATATCCAAATTTAAGAGCTGTAGGAAAAAATGGTCAAGGGGAACCTAAATTTATTATTAGTAAGTCAGGTAAAGTCTTATCAAAGATTGATAGAGAAATAGGAACTATTGTTGAAAAGGATGTATTTTTTAATCATCTAAGAGTGATAATTATAGGAGAAGACTTGGCTAAGGATAAAGTTAAATTTTCTCAAATGATTGAAATCTTTAATAGGACACCCATAACAGGAAGAAAAGTTATTATATTTATAGCCAAAGGAAGAGCGGAAGATATATTGAATAGTAATACAGTAGGAAATTCCTTATTAGGAAGATATCTAAGTGATTTATCAGAAAGAAAAACTATAGGTGGCAAATACAGAGTTACAACTATAAGTGATTTATCTAAAGATTTATATAGAAGTAATATAGGATTAGTAGGGAAGATAAAATATGAGAAAAATAATATGGTAGTAGAAGGATCAAGTATAATAAAAGATAGAAAATTAGTAGAATTTTTAGATCAAAAAGATACGAGAACTATACTTATACTTACAGAAGAAATTTATAATGATGAAGTTACTATAATGAAAGATTCAGGAAAGTATATAGTTAATTATATTGTAGGTGAATATAAAGTAGAAAAAGATGTAAAAGTTGAAAATGGAAATATAAATTTTATTTATGATATAAAGACAGAAGGATATATCGATGAATATCTAGATCCAAAGACAATTAAAACTGATTCAGATTTACTAGAAGGTAAGATTATAAAAAATATAGAAAAACAATTAGATGAAAAAATAAAGAAAAGTATAATTAATACTATAGATAAATTACAAAATGAAGTAGGGGTAGATGTATTAAAAGTAGAAGACCATCTAAGAAAAAAAGAGCCTGAATTGTGGGATAGAGTAAAAGATAATTGGGAGAATGAATTTAAAGAAATAGATTTTACAGTAAATGTAAATACTGAAGTTAGAAGAATTGGGCTTACAAAATAA
- a CDS encoding GerAB/ArcD/ProY family transporter, translating to MIGGNDKITKGQNLSLIIASILGVGILSLPSQLAKSSGFNGIISIISGTIISILLVTMYTKLITRFKSKTIFEVIDEILPNPIAKIIDLLFILHYLITGAIIVRIFGDIIRMFLLRNTPLEVTILSLILAVSFITRKGIEPVARLAQIVLPLVVIPIFILFLSLIPELDFTNIYPVFQMNTVDVLKGIKTTVFSFIGIEIVLVSTAYVKNTDKILKYNILSVIFLGIMYLVAFIVVISEFGKEQTEDLLWPTLLLMKTVDVPGAFLENVDGIIISLWTFISIQILSIVLIQSNIVLNKSFKLKEVDFLSMTLLPIMYLLALFPDNIDEVYYYIDLFSNYLGVVIILIIPLILFVFVVITKKGDNKI from the coding sequence ATGATAGGGGGTAATGATAAAATAACTAAAGGGCAAAATCTAAGTCTTATTATAGCTTCTATTTTAGGTGTAGGTATATTATCATTACCTAGTCAGCTTGCTAAAAGTTCAGGATTTAATGGTATTATTTCAATAATAAGTGGGACGATTATTAGTATATTATTAGTAACAATGTATACTAAGTTGATAACTAGATTTAAGTCTAAAACAATATTTGAAGTGATAGATGAAATACTTCCAAATCCCATAGCAAAGATTATTGATCTATTATTTATTTTACATTATTTAATTACAGGAGCAATAATAGTTAGAATATTTGGTGATATAATAAGAATGTTTTTATTAAGAAACACACCTTTAGAGGTAACAATATTATCACTAATTTTAGCGGTTTCCTTTATTACGAGAAAAGGAATAGAGCCTGTGGCTAGATTAGCACAGATTGTATTACCGTTAGTTGTTATTCCTATTTTTATTTTATTTTTATCTTTAATACCTGAATTAGATTTTACAAATATTTATCCTGTATTTCAAATGAATACTGTTGATGTATTAAAAGGGATAAAAACAACAGTATTTAGTTTTATAGGTATAGAGATAGTACTTGTTTCAACTGCTTATGTTAAAAATACAGATAAAATATTAAAATATAATATTTTATCTGTGATATTTTTAGGAATTATGTATTTGGTAGCATTTATTGTTGTTATATCAGAATTTGGTAAAGAACAAACAGAAGATTTATTATGGCCTACATTACTTTTAATGAAAACTGTAGATGTACCAGGTGCTTTTTTAGAAAATGTTGATGGAATAATTATTTCCTTATGGACATTTATTTCTATTCAAATATTATCTATTGTTTTAATTCAGTCAAATATTGTATTAAATAAATCATTTAAATTAAAAGAAGTAGATTTTCTTTCTATGACATTACTTCCTATAATGTATTTATTAGCCCTTTTTCCCGACAATATTGATGAAGTTTATTATTATATTGATTTGTTTTCCAATTATTTAGGCGTAGTAATAATACTTATAATACCCTTAATATTATTTGTATTTGTTGTTATAACAAAGAAAGGGGATAATAAAATATGA
- a CDS encoding spore germination protein, giving the protein MKDKIKIPISKDLDVNLKKIKEILADCDDVIIREFNVGKKQNYRFALIYIDGLIDKQLINEYVLEALMHDARDEIPSPRTVSEDLYELSKRGGIPLSEVKDIYCLETAIDSVLAGETILLFDGFSEILLTSSRGWPIRGIAEPTTESVNRGPRDGFTETGKVNTSLIRRRIRDPKLKLKYQKIGRRSKTDVALMYIEDIVDKEVLKELNRRLKGIDVDAILESSYIEQLIEDNWLSPFPQIQDTERPDAVAAALYEGRIALVVDNSPSALLIPATFNILLHSSEDYYGRWSKANLVRVIRYISLPISLILPAIYIAITSYHPGILPTELALYLAATRIDVPFPAFIEAFIMEGTLEILREAGTRISGPIGTTIGIVGGLVIGQAAVEAGIVSPFMIIIVALTTIASFTLPSFSLTSGIRLWRFLLMILATVLGLYGISIGFMVFLAHLVSLKSFGIPYMDPYSNMVNNFYDLKDSIIQLPYKFMKLRPKFLNTTDKVRMNNSRYINSLLNESEGEDKNDRG; this is encoded by the coding sequence ATTAAAGATAAAATTAAAATACCAATATCTAAAGATTTAGATGTAAATCTTAAAAAAATAAAAGAGATATTAGCAGATTGTGACGATGTAATTATTAGAGAATTTAATGTAGGTAAAAAGCAAAATTATAGATTTGCACTTATTTATATAGATGGTTTGATTGACAAGCAATTGATAAATGAATATGTACTTGAAGCACTTATGCATGATGCACGAGATGAAATTCCTAGCCCTAGAACTGTAAGTGAAGATTTATATGAACTTTCTAAAAGAGGGGGAATACCTCTAAGTGAAGTAAAAGATATTTACTGTTTGGAAACCGCAATTGATAGCGTGCTTGCAGGAGAAACAATATTGTTATTTGATGGGTTTAGTGAAATACTTTTAACATCTTCACGTGGTTGGCCTATAAGAGGGATAGCTGAACCTACAACAGAATCAGTGAATAGAGGACCAAGAGATGGATTTACTGAGACAGGTAAAGTGAATACTTCTTTAATCAGAAGGAGAATAAGAGATCCTAAATTAAAATTAAAATATCAAAAAATAGGTAGACGTTCAAAAACAGATGTAGCTTTAATGTATATAGAAGATATTGTAGATAAAGAAGTATTAAAAGAACTTAATAGGAGGCTTAAAGGAATAGATGTAGATGCTATTTTAGAAAGTTCATATATAGAACAGTTAATAGAAGATAATTGGTTATCTCCTTTTCCTCAAATACAAGATACAGAAAGACCAGATGCAGTAGCAGCTGCATTATACGAAGGTAGAATAGCTTTAGTAGTAGACAATAGTCCTTCGGCACTTTTAATTCCTGCTACTTTTAATATATTGTTACATTCCTCTGAAGATTATTATGGAAGATGGTCAAAAGCTAATTTAGTAAGAGTAATACGTTATATATCTTTACCTATATCTTTAATATTACCAGCAATATATATAGCTATTACTTCTTATCATCCAGGAATTCTTCCTACAGAATTAGCACTATATCTTGCAGCAACAAGAATAGATGTTCCATTTCCTGCATTTATTGAAGCTTTTATAATGGAAGGAACACTTGAAATATTAAGAGAAGCAGGAACTCGTATTTCTGGACCTATAGGTACGACTATAGGTATAGTAGGAGGTCTTGTAATAGGTCAAGCAGCAGTTGAAGCAGGAATTGTGAGTCCTTTTATGATAATTATAGTTGCTCTTACTACTATAGCATCATTTACTTTACCTAGTTTTTCTCTTACATCAGGAATAAGACTATGGAGATTTTTATTGATGATCTTAGCAACCGTATTAGGACTTTACGGTATAAGTATAGGATTTATGGTATTTTTAGCACATTTAGTGAGTTTGAAGAGTTTTGGAATTCCTTACATGGACCCTTATTCTAATATGGTTAATAATTTTTATGACTTAAAAGATAGTATAATTCAATTACCTTATAAATTTATGAAGTTAAGACCTAAATTTTTGAATACAACTGATAAGGTTAGAATGAATAATAGCAGATATATAAACTCATTATTAAATGAAAGCGAAGGTGAGGATAAAAATGATAGGGGGTAA
- a CDS encoding CLC_0170 family protein, producing MIEKFKGLIDFYFVILTVIVAFVLFFIDAHKLNKKGLEKERKIAIVLSVALIIIGPFMYILSVIL from the coding sequence ATGATTGAAAAGTTTAAAGGATTAATAGATTTTTATTTTGTTATTTTAACTGTAATTGTAGCTTTTGTATTATTTTTTATAGATGCACATAAATTAAATAAAAAAGGATTAGAAAAAGAAAGGAAAATAGCAATAGTATTGTCTGTAGCCTTAATTATAATAGGACCTTTTATGTATATATTATCCGTTATTTTATAG
- a CDS encoding GntR family transcriptional regulator — protein sequence MDEIKKLDLHDYKPLREIVFEHLRESIILGKMAPGERLMEIQLAEELGVSRTPVREAIRKLELEGLVIMIPRKGAYVSEVSLKDIKEALEIRVSLEGLGAYLAAERIEDDELKQLIKKHEELKGYADKKDVEGILKKDEELHKIIFNAARNSKLIEMVDSLKEQVQRFRVSYVSSHSQAAELYKEHKKIIDAIVNRDKSKAKKYAEEHIEISKKHIVEHFQNKSK from the coding sequence ATGGATGAAATTAAAAAGTTGGATTTACATGATTATAAACCTTTGCGAGAAATTGTATTTGAACATTTAAGAGAATCTATAATTCTTGGCAAAATGGCTCCAGGAGAAAGGCTTATGGAGATACAACTTGCTGAAGAATTGGGAGTTAGTAGAACTCCTGTAAGGGAAGCTATAAGAAAATTGGAATTAGAAGGATTAGTAATAATGATTCCAAGAAAAGGAGCATATGTATCTGAAGTGTCTTTAAAAGATATTAAAGAAGCATTAGAAATAAGAGTTAGTCTTGAAGGATTAGGGGCATATTTGGCAGCTGAAAGAATAGAAGATGATGAATTAAAACAACTTATAAAAAAACATGAAGAATTAAAAGGATATGCAGATAAAAAAGATGTAGAAGGAATTTTAAAAAAGGATGAAGAACTTCACAAAATAATTTTTAATGCTGCAAGAAATTCTAAGCTTATTGAAATGGTAGATTCATTAAAAGAACAAGTTCAAAGATTTAGAGTTAGCTATGTAAGTAGTCATTCACAGGCAGCTGAATTATATAAAGAACATAAAAAAATAATAGATGCTATAGTAAATAGAGATAAATCAAAAGCAAAAAAATATGCAGAAGAGCATATTGAAATATCAAAAAAACATATAGTAGAACATTTCCAAAATAAAAGTAAATAA
- the ispE gene encoding 4-(cytidine 5'-diphospho)-2-C-methyl-D-erythritol kinase: MNRVKRHAYAKINLSLDVLKKRDDGYHEVEMIMQQVDLHDILTFEEIESGIEIICNDKRVPTDKSNLIYKAYEVIKQKYSINKGVRIYLEKNIPIAAGLAGGSSDAAQTLIGISKLWNLEINDIELMEMGVSIGADIPFCIFGGTGFARGIGEHISEITSFKNNIILLAKPDIDVSTKEVYEKLNFRNVDHPDTDSLLKAIEKKDIKFIANNMKNVLETVTIKKHPIINNIKKQMIECEAMGSMMSGSGPTVFGIFETKQQAEKCKDILKETIDEVYVTKTI, encoded by the coding sequence TTGAACAGGGTAAAAAGACATGCTTACGCTAAAATAAATTTATCATTAGATGTATTAAAAAAAAGAGATGATGGATACCATGAAGTAGAAATGATAATGCAACAAGTTGATTTACATGATATATTGACATTTGAAGAAATAGAGAGTGGAATAGAAATAATTTGTAATGACAAAAGAGTTCCTACAGATAAAAGTAATTTAATATATAAAGCTTATGAAGTTATAAAACAAAAATATTCTATAAATAAAGGTGTAAGAATTTATTTGGAGAAAAATATTCCAATAGCTGCAGGACTTGCAGGAGGAAGTTCTGATGCTGCTCAAACTCTTATAGGTATTTCTAAACTTTGGAATTTAGAAATAAATGATATAGAGCTTATGGAAATGGGTGTAAGTATTGGGGCAGATATCCCATTTTGCATATTTGGTGGAACAGGTTTTGCTCGTGGAATAGGGGAACATATTTCAGAGATTACATCTTTTAAAAATAATATAATCCTTTTAGCAAAACCAGATATTGATGTTTCTACAAAAGAAGTATATGAAAAATTAAATTTTAGAAATGTAGATCATCCTGATACTGATAGTTTATTAAAAGCTATTGAAAAAAAGGATATAAAATTTATAGCAAATAATATGAAGAATGTTCTTGAAACTGTAACTATAAAAAAACACCCTATAATAAATAATATAAAAAAACAAATGATTGAATGTGAAGCAATGGGGAGTATGATGAGTGGTAGTGGACCTACTGTATTTGGTATATTTGAAACAAAACAACAGGCTGAGAAATGCAAAGATATACTAAAGGAAACTATAGATGAAGTATATGTAACGAAAACTATATAA
- a CDS encoding DUF3794 and LysM peptidoglycan-binding domain-containing protein gives MAIELVKDLIKIDQTVAREEKDVYLTKNIDIETQSKLAKVLNVEGNVSLDSFEIYKGKLKVIGYLNIMTLYMTEEGHINSKSEKFDFKEEILIDNLEDDMKAEVSLEIENIDFLLSNEKQVEIKSVISINIKITKNSIINVLKDITGEKGIQVLKENIKYNEVIGENSSSTIVKDGFELTEDLSDILEVLNIDVKSYQKEVKIVDGKIIVAGEVEGKVMYIEDSDENKLNTISHTIPFTHFVDVDGINKDMECRVKLVNSDPNYEVKKDINGKNRILDLESLIEINAKVFQVKEKEIAVDTYSTKKQVELSKENIKITENINSFSTYETIKDSIDVSYDDEIIKEIYSVNTIPIVTDTRIIEDKAIIEGILNANMLYLGEESGEIKSARNDFPFKSYIDMDDICDDMDLEVEMNLVKLDYKKTSSREVEIISDIKTDTSVNRIKNIDIVTNVLEIEDVEDINKGHSIVIYIVKDGDTLWDIAKRYNTTTEELIRVNDIIAPENLMPGEKIFIIKTVDVAI, from the coding sequence TTGGCAATTGAATTAGTGAAAGATCTAATTAAGATAGACCAAACTGTAGCTAGAGAAGAAAAGGATGTATATTTAACAAAAAATATTGACATAGAGACTCAAAGTAAATTAGCAAAAGTTTTAAATGTAGAAGGTAATGTATCTTTAGATTCTTTTGAAATATATAAAGGCAAACTAAAGGTAATAGGGTATTTAAATATTATGACATTGTATATGACAGAAGAAGGACATATAAATTCTAAGTCTGAAAAATTTGATTTTAAGGAAGAAATACTTATAGATAATCTTGAGGATGATATGAAAGCAGAAGTTTCTTTAGAAATAGAAAATATAGACTTTTTACTTTCTAATGAAAAACAAGTTGAGATTAAATCAGTTATAAGTATAAATATAAAGATAACTAAAAATAGCATTATAAATGTATTAAAAGATATAACTGGTGAAAAAGGTATACAGGTATTAAAGGAAAATATAAAGTACAATGAAGTTATAGGTGAAAATTCGTCTTCTACAATAGTAAAAGATGGTTTTGAATTAACTGAAGATCTTTCTGATATTCTTGAAGTATTAAATATTGATGTTAAATCATATCAGAAGGAAGTTAAAATAGTTGATGGAAAAATAATTGTAGCTGGTGAAGTTGAAGGAAAAGTAATGTATATAGAAGATTCTGATGAGAACAAATTAAATACTATATCTCACACTATACCATTTACTCATTTCGTAGATGTTGATGGAATAAATAAAGATATGGAATGTAGGGTTAAATTAGTCAATTCTGATCCTAATTATGAAGTTAAAAAAGATATAAATGGAAAAAATAGAATATTGGATTTAGAATCTCTCATAGAAATAAATGCAAAAGTATTTCAAGTAAAAGAAAAAGAAATAGCTGTAGATACATATTCAACTAAAAAGCAAGTTGAATTATCTAAAGAAAATATAAAGATAACAGAAAATATAAATTCATTTTCAACTTATGAAACCATAAAAGATTCTATAGATGTTAGCTATGATGATGAAATAATAAAAGAGATTTATAGTGTTAATACTATCCCTATAGTGACAGATACTAGAATTATTGAGGATAAAGCCATAATTGAAGGTATTTTAAATGCAAATATGCTTTATTTAGGTGAAGAAAGTGGAGAAATAAAAAGTGCAAGAAATGATTTTCCATTTAAATCATATATAGATATGGATGATATATGTGATGATATGGATCTTGAAGTTGAAATGAATCTTGTGAAATTAGATTATAAAAAAACAAGCTCTAGAGAGGTAGAAATAATATCAGATATAAAGACTGATACTTCTGTAAACAGAATTAAGAATATAGATATAGTTACTAATGTATTGGAAATTGAGGATGTAGAAGATATAAATAAAGGACATTCTATAGTAATATATATAGTTAAAGACGGAGATACTCTTTGGGATATAGCTAAAAGGTATAATACCACTACAGAAGAATTAATCAGAGTAAACGATATAATTGCTCCAGAAAATTTAATGCCTGGAGAAAAGATATTCATAATAAAGACAGTAGATGTAGCTATTTAA
- a CDS encoding Veg family protein, translated as MIKRNTLDQIKENVAVHIGEKVRLKANKGRKKTTIREGILENAYPSIFVVKIEGGYNSVRRVSYSYSDILTETVEVTLCDIDNKVRIS; from the coding sequence TTGATAAAGAGAAACACTCTAGATCAAATTAAAGAGAATGTTGCAGTTCATATCGGAGAAAAGGTGAGACTAAAGGCAAACAAAGGAAGAAAGAAAACTACTATAAGAGAAGGTATATTAGAAAATGCTTATCCAAGTATTTTTGTAGTTAAGATTGAAGGCGGATATAATTCAGTAAGAAGAGTATCTTATAGTTATTCAGACATATTAACAGAGACTGTAGAAGTAACCCTTTGCGACATTGACAACAAAGTTAGAATTAGTTAG